The DNA region ACGATAGAAGAAAATTGGTCGGCGTTGATGGCCGGGCGCTCAGGCATCGGCAAAATTACGCATTTTGATGCGTCTCATTTAAGCACGCAAATCGCGGGAGAAGTCAAAAATTTCAATCCCGACGATTACATGGATGTAAAGGAAGTCCGGCACTATGATCGTTATGTGCACCTTGCCGTCGCAGCGGCAGACAAAGCCTTGGCGGATGCCGGTTTGAGCGCGGAAACGCTGCCGCACGAGCGCACCGGCTTGCTGATCGGCTCCGGCATGGGCGGCATGGAAACATTCGTGAACAACACGCGCGCGTTGATTGAAAAAGGCGCGCGGCGCGTATCGCCCTATTTCGTTCCGGCGGTGATTGCCAACATGGCCTCCGGCTTTCTCACGATTCGCTATGGCATTCAAGGCCCGAACTTTTCGATCGTTTCGGCGTGCGCCACCGGCGCGCATTCGATTGGCGAGGGACTTGAAATGATTCGCAAAGGCATTGCCGACGTCATGCTCGTTGGCGGCGCAGAGGCGGCGATCATCGAGCTGGGCGTGGCCGGGTTTATTGCGGCAAAAGCGCTTTCCAAACATAACGACGCGCCGTCGGCGGCGAGCCGCCCGTTCGATATGGCACGTGACGGCTTTGTCATGGGAGAGGGCGCGGGCGTTTTGGTAATTGAAAGTGAAGAGCATGCGCGCAAACGCGGCGCACGCGTGTGGGCAGAATTGCTGGGCAACGGCGCCTCGTCAGATGCCTTTCACCCGACGGCGCCGCGCACGGACGGCACCGGCGCCGCCAAAGCGATTCGCCATGCAGTGGCAGACGCCGGCCTCGCGAAGGAAGACATTGGTTACATTAATGCGCATGCCACCTCGACGATGTTGGGCGATCGCGCAGAATCCGCCGCAATCCGGCATTATTTCGGTGAGCACACCAAAAAGGCCGCCGTCAGTTCGACCAAATCTTCGACCGGCCATTTGCTCGGTGCTGCCGGCGCCGTGGAAGCGGCGTATACGGCGTTGGCGCTGCATCATCAAATGCTGCCGCCTACGATTAATTTGGACAATGTTGATCCGGAATGCGATCTTAATCATGTCGCAAACCAGCCGCGTCCGGCGAACGTGCAATATGCTATTTCCAATGCCTTTGGTTTTGGCGGCACGAACGCGACGCTGGTGTTGGGGAGATATGAAGGTGAGAATGCGAGGTAATCTTTGGATCGAATATTACGCCGGATTCGAAGCACGTTGCAATCTAAAAACTTCTAGTAATTCAGTAAAGTCAGGCAGATTCATTTGGGGTAAAACGATTCAGCCGTTTTACCCCAAATGGTTTGCCTAAAACTTTAAGAACCGGCAATGCGCTGAAGTAAACCAATTGGCGAGAAATACAATGCACAAGAACAATCAAGAAAAAATCAGGTATGCTATTGCAGAGCTTGTTGAGAAAGGTGACTTGGAAATCGTTAATGAAATTTTTGCGACTGATTATATTGCGCATGCCAGAGAAAAAGAATATAGCGGGCATTCATTCATAAAACGTTTCGCGAATCAGCTTCGTACGGCTATCCCAGATATACATCTCGTGGATGTCAAATTTCTTGCGCAAGAGGGGAATACTATCGTCTGGCAGCGTACATTTAGAGGCACGCACGAAGTAAAAATGCGCGGCATCCCGCCTTCAGGAAAAAAGGTGAAGTGGGTTGATATGGTTGTTACCCGCTTTAAAAATGAAAAAATAGCGGAAGAATGGGTGGTATCAGAGCTTATGGGGGAGTTGCTTTTAAAGGTTCCAAAAAGCAAAAAAGCGAAGTCGGGGAAGAAATAAAATCTGTATTGAAATTCGCATAAGCCGCAAGGCGCTCAACATCGGAATAGAATTCTGAAAATTTTTTGCCCCAAAAATTGAAATTTCACAGAAAAAACTTTTTACTTTTGTGGGTGGAGTTTAAAGCTGCTGAGGAGCTTCGATTTTCAGTTTGACTAAAAATCGGTGTAGTTTTATCTTGCCGTTGGCCCCGGCTGTTTTCCTGCCATAATCCCCGCAGCCTTCTTCACCTGAAACACCATCAGCGCGCGATCGGCGTCCATCTCCAAACAGCTTGCCAGCACCGGCATGGTCGTGCCGTAGGGCGGAATTTGGCGCATACTCAAACCTTTGATGCACGATTGCGGCACGAACAGGCGCACAGCCAATTCCGGCAGACGCAGCACCACGGAACGCGCCGGCGCCGGACTGTGGCAAATCTCGCCCGGCAACGGCACGCCGATATGCTGGCTGAGATAAACACATTTGTAATAAAATTCCGCGCGCGACTGCAATTTCTGCAAACGCTGGCTCATGAATTCCAGGGTTGAGGCGGCGCTGAACCGCGTCAAGGAGCTCCAGCGCCAGCGCAGGGTGAATTCACACGCATGTTCGGCGCCCCTCCGCCACAACAGGAGGCTGCGCCCCGCCAGCCCGAGCCCGTAGGCGAATTCACGAAGCTCTTTGGCGCCCAGCGGCCCCCGGTAGAACCTCCGCCGCCGCCCGCTCCCCCCGCGTTCCAGGTAGCGCCACCATTCGGCCCCCCCGAATCCCCGCAGGCTCCGCCCAAACCGCAACCTCTTCCCGCCGCGCCCGCAGCTCAGCAGCCCGGGGAGTTCACCAAACTCTTTGGAAGTCCCCTGGGCGCAAACCCGCTGCCGGTGGAAGCGATCGAGCGCGGAGCAATGGCGCCGCCACCGCCCCCACCGTCCGACCGGCCGTTTCGCGGGCCCAGCGAATTCACCATCCAGTTCGGCCATAACGCGATCGAGGATGGAGCACCCGCTCCTCCTCCACCCCCTCCTCCCGAATTCAGCAAGAACCTCGCGGCCACTGGGTTGTTTTCCGTTCCGGTTCCAGAGCAGCATCATGCCCCTCCTCCGCCACAATCCACCGGCCCTGGCGAGTTCACCCGCATCATGATGCGTCCGGCGACATTCCAACCGCCCTCCCCGCCGCCTGCCGCGGCGCCAGCGCCGCCGCCGCCCGCGCCTGGAACACTGGCTTCGGTCCCCATCCAGAACCAGAAAACTTGGCTGGCGCCTCTCATCGCCGTGTTGACGATCGTCGTTGTTCTTCTCTTCATCGCCGTCATCGTGCTATTGCTGAAGCGTTGAACTAGTTCTACGCTGGCAGCAGGATCACCAGTTCCAGTTGCGGCTCCGGAAAGTCGCCAGGGACATACACTGCGACCGTTCTCGACCGCTCCACCGCCTCCCAGGCCAGACCCGACTGGCTCAGCATGAAATATTGATGATGAAGCCGGATCGGAATTGACGCTGGTGGCGACTGCTGGTGCAGCAGCGGCACCCCGGGCAACGCCTGCCGCACCAGATGCTCAATGTGGGTCGCCGAGCAGAGCTTCACGAGCTGAGGCGTCTTCCGGATCAAATCATCCTCTCCCACTTCCGCCGCGAACGCCAGGTACAACTTTGTATCGCGCAGATACTTCTCCTCGGGAATCGTCGCCGCGTAAATCGAGGGCCGCACCATCCGCAGCGGCAGGGACACGAAGTTGCTCGGCACTACCGTTTCAAGCAGGTGCAGGACCTTCGCCTCCAATTCAGCGAACACCGGCCCCAACGATTCATGATCATAGACCGGCAAGTCGCGCGGCTGTACAGTTGAGGAAAAAGTTGTCAAAGTAGAGCCCAGGCTCGACAGCAGTTCGTATAGCTGTTCCGGATGCCCGCCTCGGGTCTCGTAGAGATGGCGCAACCCGGGCAGATGATTGTTCACGGCATAGAGGAGCCAGAAATTGGCGATATCCGTCGAAGTGAACTCAGCCAGACTCTGATTCTTCTGCCGGCGCAGCGCGCTGAGCATTGAACTCTTCGCCGAGAGTATCTCCAGCATCCGCCGCGCCAGCCCGTTCAGCGCATCGCTCGTTATAAAGTCCAAAACTGGAGGAACAACCGCGGGATCGTAACTCAACATCCCGGTGGCATCCCTCCGCACGCGCCACGCCTTCATCAGGACATGCCCGCCCATGTTTTCGCCCTCAATCAGGAGACGCAGGTTCTTCCTCGCCACCTGCACCGGGCGTTCCGCCATGCCAGTGTTTTCATCCCGCCGCATCGCCACCTCGGCCAGGTACCGCGTCGGCAACCCGCGCTCTGGAGCAGAGACGTTCACAGACTGTTGCTTGTACTCGGGCAGCGCGAGAAAGACGTCCACGGCATTCACATCACCGGCCAGGAAGTCATTAAGCGCGCGGGCCGCGGGCGCCGGGTCCGCGCCCGGAATCCGGAATGGCGTGCCATCCGGCAACAGCCCCTCGGCCTCCAGGATGCCTGCCGCCCCGG from Cytophagia bacterium CHB2 includes:
- the tssK gene encoding type VI secretion system baseplate subunit TssK, whose product is MPYVSAESTSKQLNPVLWAKGTFLTPQHLQAQDRFVESLVHFRAASLTYCPWGFTRLTMDPEALAAGAAGILEAEGLLPDGTPFRIPGADPAPAARALNDFLAGDVNAVDVFLALPEYKQQSVNVSAPERGLPTRYLAEVAMRRDENTGMAERPVQVARKNLRLLIEGENMGGHVLMKAWRVRRDATGMLSYDPAVVPPVLDFITSDALNGLARRMLEILSAKSSMLSALRRQKNQSLAEFTSTDIANFWLLYAVNNHLPGLRHLYETRGGHPEQLYELLSSLGSTLTTFSSTVQPRDLPVYDHESLGPVFAELEAKVLHLLETVVPSNFVSLPLRMVRPSIYAATIPEEKYLRDTKLYLAFAAEVGEDDLIRKTPQLVKLCSATHIEHLVRQALPGVPLLHQQSPPASIPIRLHHQYFMLSQSGLAWEAVERSRTVAVYVPGDFPEPQLELVILLPA
- a CDS encoding ester cyclase; its protein translation is MHKNNQEKIRYAIAELVEKGDLEIVNEIFATDYIAHAREKEYSGHSFIKRFANQLRTAIPDIHLVDVKFLAQEGNTIVWQRTFRGTHEVKMRGIPPSGKKVKWVDMVVTRFKNEKIAEEWVVSELMGELLLKVPKSKKAKSGKK
- the fabF gene encoding beta-ketoacyl-ACP synthase II, coding for MQSFPQRQKAVITGIGMVTPLGLTIEENWSALMAGRSGIGKITHFDASHLSTQIAGEVKNFNPDDYMDVKEVRHYDRYVHLAVAAADKALADAGLSAETLPHERTGLLIGSGMGGMETFVNNTRALIEKGARRVSPYFVPAVIANMASGFLTIRYGIQGPNFSIVSACATGAHSIGEGLEMIRKGIADVMLVGGAEAAIIELGVAGFIAAKALSKHNDAPSAASRPFDMARDGFVMGEGAGVLVIESEEHARKRGARVWAELLGNGASSDAFHPTAPRTDGTGAAKAIRHAVADAGLAKEDIGYINAHATSTMLGDRAESAAIRHYFGEHTKKAAVSSTKSSTGHLLGAAGAVEAAYTALALHHQMLPPTINLDNVDPECDLNHVANQPRPANVQYAISNAFGFGGTNATLVLGRYEGENAR